A genomic stretch from Haloferax sp. Atlit-12N includes:
- a CDS encoding YqjF family protein, whose translation MDLLSMRWRHTLFAHWPVDPELVEPRLPDRLSVATYDGRAWLGVVSFDMTDIRPRGSPIGLGFPEVNLRTYVEPADGGPRGVYFFTLDAADRLGVAMARLGYRLPYHYANISVEERDGAVDYESYRPATAETPEARFEATYRPTGEVRTLDPGSLDAFLVENYRFYTDDWPVVIGDIDHDPWPIQDVEAEIRANTMFEACGFDHPGGNPILHYAADLDVTAKPPAVLR comes from the coding sequence ATGGACCTCCTGTCGATGCGCTGGCGGCACACGCTGTTCGCCCACTGGCCGGTCGACCCCGAACTCGTGGAGCCCCGACTCCCCGACCGACTCTCGGTGGCCACCTACGACGGGCGGGCGTGGCTCGGCGTCGTCTCGTTCGACATGACGGACATCCGCCCGCGCGGGTCGCCCATCGGACTGGGGTTCCCCGAGGTGAACCTCCGGACGTACGTCGAACCCGCCGACGGCGGCCCCCGCGGCGTCTACTTCTTCACCCTCGACGCCGCGGACCGCCTCGGCGTGGCGATGGCCCGACTGGGCTACCGGCTCCCGTACCACTACGCGAACATCTCGGTCGAGGAGCGAGACGGCGCGGTCGACTACGAGAGCTACCGGCCCGCGACGGCCGAGACGCCGGAAGCGCGGTTCGAGGCGACCTACCGGCCGACCGGCGAGGTCCGAACCCTCGACCCCGGGTCGCTCGACGCGTTCCTCGTCGAGAACTACCGCTTTTACACGGACGACTGGCCCGTCGTCATCGGCGATATCGACCACGACCCGTGGCCGATACAGGACGTGGAAGCGGAGATTCGCGCGAACACGATGTTCGAGGCCTGCGGCTTCGACCACCCCGGTGGCAACCCGATACTCCACTACGCGGCCGACCTCGACGTGACGGCGAAGCCGCCCGCCGTGCTTCGCTGA